From one Mycobacteriales bacterium genomic stretch:
- a CDS encoding PHB depolymerase family esterase: MLALAAAIPASLPAGDGPDVGVAAAVTVPVWGPAIVPPAAVPAMAGAHTATVRLSSGGRLRTAIVLTPTTGLRVPLVIVLHGRDSTPAQELVRTGFADLAAQGQAVLAYPAGIGRSWNARTGCCAPAATLHVDDVGFLRQLVGAVEAHSLIDSSRVYLVGYSNGGRLALTAACALPGRFAGVATYGTAQPAHCPAGRPPLPVFIGYGGADPHAAPGYVPAGGTTGPQTAADWRAVDSCTGPPTVTTTGPETSEEWTSCRGGGRVALVRWDGLTHRWPGSGWVPADTAGRVLMWRFLTGREV, translated from the coding sequence GTGCTGGCGCTGGCCGCCGCGATCCCGGCCTCGCTGCCGGCCGGCGACGGCCCGGACGTCGGCGTGGCCGCGGCCGTGACCGTCCCGGTCTGGGGCCCGGCGATCGTGCCGCCGGCCGCGGTGCCGGCGATGGCCGGCGCGCACACCGCGACCGTCCGGCTGAGCTCCGGCGGGCGGCTGCGGACCGCGATCGTGCTGACCCCCACGACGGGGCTGCGGGTGCCGCTGGTGATCGTGCTGCACGGCCGGGACAGCACCCCGGCCCAGGAGCTGGTCCGGACCGGGTTCGCCGACCTGGCCGCGCAGGGCCAGGCCGTGCTGGCGTACCCGGCCGGGATCGGGAGGTCCTGGAACGCCCGGACCGGCTGCTGCGCGCCCGCGGCCACGCTGCACGTCGACGACGTGGGCTTCCTGCGCCAGCTCGTCGGCGCGGTCGAGGCGCACTCGCTGATCGATTCGAGCCGGGTCTACCTGGTCGGCTACAGCAACGGCGGCCGGCTGGCGCTGACCGCGGCCTGCGCGCTGCCGGGCCGCTTCGCCGGCGTCGCCACGTACGGGACGGCCCAGCCGGCGCACTGCCCGGCCGGTCGCCCGCCGCTGCCGGTCTTCATCGGCTACGGCGGCGCCGACCCGCACGCCGCCCCCGGGTACGTCCCGGCCGGCGGCACCACCGGCCCACAGACCGCGGCCGACTGGCGCGCTGTGGACAGCTGCACCGGCCCGCCGACCGTCACCACCACGGGTCCGGAGACCAGCGAGGAGTGGACCTCCTGCCGCGGCGGCGGCCGGGTCGCGCTGGTCCGCTGGGACGGGCTCACGCACCGCTGGCCCGGCTCCGGCTGGGTCCCGGCGGACACCGCCGGCCGCGTCCTCATGTGGCGCTTCCTCACCGGCCGCGAGGTCTAG
- a CDS encoding dihydrofolate reductase family protein, whose product MRQLLPSPAEDLSDDDLLAAYATPPEHLRVNFVSSADGAVTLKGVSGGLSGPADKRVFQLQRDLADVVLVAAGTIRNERYGYPHVSAERRSRRRDAGRAELPTFAIVSRSLNLDLSSSLFTDPPVRTVVFAAAGAAADRRAALERVADVVTTDGLAGTVAALRQRGLGRILCEGGPSLFAGLAGAGLLDELCLTLSPLLAGPGPGRIEAGPEHGPVPLRLTALLEEDGALFHRFAVVRGD is encoded by the coding sequence GTGCGCCAGCTGCTGCCGTCCCCGGCCGAGGACCTGTCCGACGACGACCTGCTCGCCGCCTACGCGACGCCGCCGGAGCACCTCCGGGTGAACTTCGTCTCCAGCGCCGACGGCGCGGTGACGCTGAAGGGCGTGTCCGGCGGCCTGTCCGGACCGGCCGACAAGCGGGTCTTCCAGCTGCAGCGCGACCTGGCCGACGTCGTGCTGGTCGCCGCCGGCACGATCCGCAACGAGCGCTACGGCTACCCGCACGTCAGCGCGGAGCGGCGGTCCCGCCGGCGGGATGCCGGGCGGGCCGAGCTGCCGACCTTCGCGATCGTCTCCCGCAGCCTGAACCTCGACCTCAGCTCCAGCCTTTTCACCGACCCGCCGGTCCGTACGGTCGTGTTCGCGGCCGCGGGCGCCGCGGCCGACCGGCGGGCCGCCCTGGAGAGGGTCGCCGACGTCGTCACCACCGACGGGCTGGCCGGCACCGTGGCCGCGCTGCGGCAGCGCGGGCTGGGCCGGATCCTCTGCGAGGGCGGCCCGAGCCTCTTCGCCGGGCTGGCCGGCGCGGGGCTGCTGGACGAGCTCTGCCTGACCCTCTCGCCGCTGCTGGCCGGCCCCGGCCCGGGCCGGATCGAGGCCGGCCCCGAGCACGGTCCGGTCCCGCTCCGGCTGACCGCGCTGCTGGAGGAGGACGGCGCGCTGTTCCACCGGTTCGCCGTGGTTCGGGGAGACTGA
- a CDS encoding alpha/beta hydrolase, translating to MRRLLVLLVVALAAAGCTSIDGNGRYGGDPIPGAPAPTTAAPAAPTISPVNFTDCTSVIAPQVKDAPGGDRPLSFGCGKLRVPLDYRDPSRKAIDLFLIRVRLAGQQKRIGSLVVNPGGPGGSGLDAAVGLGLSLPTDVLKRFDLVGFDPRGVGLSAPVSCISDQLKDQQTALDPDAKTEAAYQAQVALAKQVSQSCLSKYGDDLQHYNTEETARDLDLVRQGVGDAELTYLGYSYGTRLGSVYAQLFPKNVRALVLDGAVDPKQGEVAASQTQAAGFEQAFNQFAADCKARNAACLIGPDPRATVTALLAKARQTPIPGGSGGRKATAGHVLLGVISALYDRGDWAELESAIADARNGSSSGIFTLADRYNERDAKGDYTNLADANIAINCADSAEKVPDATVRKELAAWRTKYPLFGTSLALGLLTCGQWAAPREPLPAVRAAGAPPLLVIGTVHDPATPYASAQVLARTLATGHLLTWQGEGHTAYPKTACVTAAVDAYLISLKVPARNATCAAS from the coding sequence ATGCGCCGGCTGCTGGTCCTTCTGGTGGTCGCCCTCGCGGCGGCCGGGTGCACGTCGATCGACGGCAACGGCCGGTACGGCGGGGACCCGATCCCGGGCGCCCCGGCCCCGACCACCGCGGCGCCGGCCGCCCCGACGATCTCCCCGGTGAACTTCACCGACTGCACGTCGGTGATCGCGCCGCAGGTCAAGGACGCGCCCGGCGGTGACCGGCCGCTGTCCTTCGGCTGCGGCAAGCTGCGGGTGCCGCTGGACTACCGGGACCCGTCGCGCAAGGCGATCGACCTGTTCCTGATCCGGGTCCGGCTGGCCGGACAGCAGAAGCGGATCGGCTCGCTGGTGGTCAACCCCGGCGGTCCCGGCGGATCCGGGCTGGACGCCGCGGTCGGGCTCGGGCTGAGCCTGCCCACCGACGTGCTGAAGCGCTTCGACCTGGTCGGCTTCGACCCGCGCGGGGTCGGCCTGTCCGCGCCGGTCTCCTGCATCTCCGACCAGCTCAAGGACCAGCAGACCGCGCTGGACCCGGACGCGAAGACCGAGGCCGCGTACCAGGCCCAGGTGGCGCTGGCCAAGCAGGTCTCGCAGTCCTGCCTGTCCAAGTACGGCGACGACCTGCAGCACTACAACACCGAGGAGACCGCGCGGGACCTGGACCTGGTCCGGCAGGGCGTCGGCGACGCCGAGCTGACCTACCTGGGCTACTCGTACGGGACCCGGCTCGGCTCGGTCTACGCGCAGCTGTTCCCGAAGAACGTGCGGGCGCTGGTGCTGGACGGGGCGGTCGACCCGAAGCAGGGCGAGGTGGCGGCGTCGCAGACCCAGGCGGCCGGGTTCGAGCAGGCGTTCAACCAGTTCGCGGCCGACTGCAAGGCCCGCAACGCAGCCTGCCTGATCGGCCCGGACCCGCGCGCGACCGTGACCGCGCTGCTGGCCAAGGCCCGGCAGACGCCGATCCCGGGCGGCAGCGGCGGCCGGAAGGCGACCGCCGGGCACGTCCTGCTCGGGGTGATCAGCGCGCTCTACGACCGGGGCGACTGGGCCGAGCTGGAGTCCGCGATCGCCGACGCCCGCAACGGCAGCTCCAGCGGGATCTTCACGCTGGCCGACCGCTACAACGAGCGCGACGCCAAGGGCGACTACACCAACCTGGCCGACGCCAACATCGCGATCAACTGCGCCGACAGCGCGGAGAAGGTGCCGGACGCGACGGTGCGCAAGGAGCTCGCGGCCTGGCGGACGAAGTACCCGCTGTTCGGCACCTCGCTCGCGCTCGGCCTGCTGACCTGCGGGCAGTGGGCGGCGCCGCGGGAGCCGCTGCCGGCGGTCCGGGCCGCGGGCGCTCCCCCGCTGCTGGTGATCGGCACCGTCCACGACCCGGCCACGCCGTACGCGTCGGCGCAGGTGCTGGCGAGGACGCTGGCCACCGGGCACCTGTTGACCTGGCAGGGCGAGGGGCACACGGCGTACCCGAAGACGGCCTGCGTGACCGCGGCCGTGGACGCCTACCTGATCTCCCTCAAGGTCCCCGCCCGCAACGCCACCTGCGCCGCGTCGTAG
- a CDS encoding DUF1707 domain-containing protein: MSETPADDVRASDAEREQVAELLGRAVGEGRLTLAEFSDRVGQAHGARTRAELVPLTADLPATPTSIAPATPVRTSWQISPIGGVSRKGSWRVPVRTVGISIIGGADLDLTDAEFAASEVEFTRVSIVGGMDVKVPPGVRVEVEGFTLLGGHSVRLPEPAPGAPVLRLRLFSLIGGVSVKPRKP, translated from the coding sequence ATGAGCGAGACTCCGGCGGACGACGTCCGTGCCTCCGATGCCGAGCGTGAGCAGGTCGCCGAGCTGCTCGGCCGGGCCGTCGGCGAGGGCCGGCTGACGCTGGCGGAGTTCAGCGACCGGGTCGGGCAGGCGCACGGCGCCCGGACCCGGGCCGAGCTGGTGCCGCTCACCGCCGACCTGCCCGCGACCCCCACCAGCATCGCGCCCGCGACCCCGGTCCGGACGTCCTGGCAGATCTCGCCGATCGGCGGGGTGAGCCGCAAGGGCTCCTGGCGGGTCCCGGTCCGGACGGTCGGGATCAGCATCATCGGCGGCGCCGACCTCGACCTCACCGACGCCGAGTTCGCCGCGTCCGAGGTCGAGTTCACCCGGGTCTCGATCGTCGGCGGGATGGACGTCAAGGTGCCGCCGGGCGTCCGGGTCGAGGTCGAGGGGTTCACCCTGCTCGGCGGGCACTCGGTGCGGCTGCCCGAGCCCGCCCCGGGTGCCCCGGTGCTGCGGCTGCGCCTCTTCTCCCTCATCGGCGGCGTCTCGGTCAAGCCCCGGAAGCCCTGA
- a CDS encoding ATP-dependent DNA ligase produces the protein MDLPVMPPVAPMLAKSVKTVPDEPGYLYEPKWDGFRCIVFRDGDEVELGSRNERPMTRYFPEIVEAVKKQLPERCVVDGEIIIATGDKLDFEALLQRIHPARSRVELLAKETPASLVVFDLLALGDESLLEVPLGERRKRLDKALAKATAPVYRTSVTDDPAVAQEWFGTFEGAGLDGIVAKPVEGTYEPDKRAMLKIKHERTADCVVAGFRWHKKSTPEEPLLGSLLLGLFNGEGVLQHVGVVASFPMARRAELVEELAPWRKNAVKDHPWQDWAEAQAQADGRLPGAQSRWNAKKDLSWEPLRAERVVEVKYDHMEGTRFRHTTQFVRWRDDRKPRSCTYEQLEVPVSYDLASLLS, from the coding sequence ATGGACCTGCCCGTGATGCCGCCGGTCGCCCCGATGCTGGCCAAGTCGGTGAAGACGGTGCCGGACGAACCCGGCTACCTGTACGAGCCCAAGTGGGACGGCTTCCGCTGCATCGTCTTCCGCGACGGTGACGAGGTCGAGCTCGGCAGCCGCAACGAGCGGCCGATGACCCGCTACTTTCCCGAGATCGTCGAGGCGGTGAAGAAGCAGCTGCCGGAGCGCTGCGTGGTCGACGGCGAGATCATCATCGCCACCGGCGACAAGCTCGACTTCGAGGCGCTGCTGCAGCGCATCCACCCGGCCAGGTCCCGGGTCGAGCTGCTGGCCAAGGAGACCCCCGCCAGCCTGGTGGTCTTCGACCTGCTCGCGCTCGGCGACGAGTCGCTGCTGGAGGTGCCGCTGGGCGAGCGGCGCAAGAGACTGGACAAGGCGCTGGCGAAGGCCACGGCGCCGGTGTACCGGACCAGCGTGACCGACGATCCCGCGGTGGCCCAGGAGTGGTTCGGCACGTTCGAGGGCGCCGGGCTGGACGGGATCGTGGCCAAGCCGGTCGAGGGCACGTACGAGCCGGACAAGCGGGCCATGCTCAAGATCAAGCACGAGCGGACCGCGGACTGCGTGGTGGCCGGCTTCCGCTGGCACAAGAAGAGCACCCCCGAGGAGCCGCTGCTGGGCTCGCTGCTGCTCGGCCTCTTCAACGGCGAGGGCGTCCTGCAGCACGTCGGCGTGGTCGCGAGCTTCCCGATGGCGCGCCGGGCCGAGCTGGTCGAGGAGCTGGCGCCCTGGCGGAAGAACGCGGTCAAGGACCATCCCTGGCAGGACTGGGCCGAGGCCCAGGCGCAGGCCGACGGCCGGCTGCCGGGCGCGCAGTCCCGCTGGAACGCCAAGAAGGACCTGTCCTGGGAGCCGCTGCGGGCCGAGCGGGTCGTCGAGGTGAAGTACGACCACATGGAGGGGACCCGGTTCCGGCACACCACCCAGTTCGTCCGCTGGCGGGACGACCGGAAGCCGCGCTCCTGCACGTACGAACAGCTCGAGGTCCCGGTCTCCTACGACCTGGCCAGTTTGTTGTCCTAG
- a CDS encoding MFS transporter: MTLLAERPADAPARSPLRHRVRGRVLFLLCLLYAVSYVDRTAISSAGPALRADLHLSETQFGLALAAYSLPYALLQVFGGWIGDRFGPRKVLGVLAVLWGISTLWTGLATGLLALGAARLLLGLSEGAAFPTATRAMATWLPGDRRGYGQGVVHSAARVGAAVAPLVMAGLIATVGWRWGFIALGVLSALWSIVWLRRFKDRPQDDERVTDIELDELDVSHADAAPGTASVAPSRQVPWRRLVARLAPVTLVDFCYGWMLWVYLTWLPSFFQDEYGLALAGFALFTSLVLSAGVVSDTLGGMLSDKLLDRTRSLRTARRANLIIGLAGSMLALIPSLLVHDLVLVTISLTVSFFFLELTNSVLWTIPMDIAPQHAGVASGLMNTGFGVAGIVSPIVFGFLIDRTGNWQLPFALSVVLLAVGTLLSLRVDPRPLEIEEPAVAAAA, from the coding sequence GTGACCCTCCTCGCCGAAAGACCGGCCGACGCCCCGGCCCGTTCCCCGCTGCGGCACCGCGTCCGGGGGCGGGTGCTGTTCCTGCTCTGCCTGCTCTACGCGGTCTCGTACGTGGACCGGACCGCGATCTCCTCGGCCGGCCCGGCGCTGCGGGCCGACCTGCACCTGAGCGAGACGCAGTTCGGGCTGGCGCTGGCGGCGTACTCGCTGCCGTACGCGTTGCTGCAGGTCTTCGGGGGCTGGATCGGCGACCGGTTCGGGCCGCGCAAGGTGCTCGGCGTGCTGGCCGTGCTCTGGGGGATCTCGACGCTCTGGACCGGGCTGGCCACCGGGCTGCTCGCGCTCGGCGCGGCCCGGCTGCTGCTGGGGCTGTCGGAGGGGGCGGCGTTCCCGACCGCGACCCGGGCGATGGCGACCTGGCTGCCCGGCGACCGCCGCGGCTACGGCCAGGGCGTCGTCCACTCCGCCGCCCGGGTCGGCGCCGCGGTGGCCCCGCTGGTGATGGCCGGGCTGATCGCCACGGTCGGCTGGCGCTGGGGCTTCATCGCGCTCGGCGTGCTCAGCGCGCTGTGGTCGATCGTCTGGCTGCGCCGGTTCAAGGACCGCCCGCAGGACGACGAGCGGGTCACCGACATCGAGCTGGACGAGCTGGACGTGTCGCACGCGGACGCGGCGCCCGGAACGGCCAGCGTCGCGCCGAGTCGCCAGGTACCGTGGCGGAGACTGGTGGCCCGGTTGGCCCCCGTCACCCTCGTCGACTTCTGCTACGGGTGGATGCTGTGGGTCTACCTCACCTGGCTGCCGTCCTTCTTCCAGGACGAGTACGGCTTGGCGCTGGCCGGCTTCGCGCTCTTCACGTCCCTGGTGCTCTCGGCCGGCGTGGTCTCCGACACCCTGGGCGGGATGCTCTCGGACAAGCTGCTGGACCGGACCCGCTCGCTGCGGACGGCCCGGCGGGCCAACCTGATCATCGGGCTGGCCGGCTCGATGCTGGCGCTGATCCCGTCGCTGCTGGTGCACGACCTGGTGCTGGTGACGATCAGCCTGACGGTCTCGTTCTTCTTCCTGGAGCTGACCAACTCGGTGCTCTGGACCATCCCCATGGACATCGCGCCGCAGCACGCCGGGGTGGCCAGCGGGCTGATGAACACCGGCTTCGGAGTGGCGGGCATCGTGTCCCCGATCGTCTTCGGGTTCCTCATCGACCGGACCGGGAACTGGCAGCTGCCGTTCGCGCTGTCGGTGGTCCTGCTGGCGGTGGGGACGCTGCTCTCGCTGCGGGTGGACCCGCGGCCGCTGGAGATCGAGGAACCGGCGGTGGCCGCGGCCGCCTGA
- a CDS encoding acyltransferase, translating to MTATTEAKPAKRTSSRVPEVDLVRVITFGAVVAVHAVTSSVAALDVGGHATLMLLHYTRSAFFIFMAIVLVRSAERSGRTGSLRRRLTLVGVPYLTWSVLFLVLSWATGGRDTPWDGAGKALLTGTAWYHLYFLLVTMQFYVVLPAFLRLLRATRRQPWALLLGSLVLGMVITTWLHYTHWGPGPLAQYKGYAAQLLPTYWLLFAVGGVAALHLDAVLGWLRAHRRAVLLGTLAGALAMEALFFGSLAAGVRADTASDAVQPALQLWAVLLTAGLFASATRWTDDGAPHVRWVDRASDLSFGVYLVHPAILVGLLLLPGAYGPPAAITAGVATVLALAGSLLVAELARRTPASLPLTGRPRRRPRPSPARTAEPALARKA from the coding sequence GTGACGGCGACCACCGAGGCGAAGCCCGCGAAGAGGACCAGCAGCCGGGTTCCCGAGGTCGACCTGGTCCGGGTCATCACGTTCGGCGCGGTCGTGGCCGTGCACGCGGTCACCTCGTCGGTGGCCGCGCTCGACGTCGGCGGGCACGCGACGCTGATGCTGCTGCACTACACCCGCTCGGCGTTCTTCATCTTCATGGCGATCGTGCTGGTCCGCTCGGCCGAACGGTCCGGCCGGACCGGCTCGCTGCGGCGGCGGCTGACCCTGGTCGGCGTGCCGTACCTGACCTGGTCGGTGCTCTTCCTGGTGCTGTCCTGGGCGACCGGTGGCCGGGACACGCCCTGGGACGGGGCCGGTAAGGCCCTGCTGACCGGGACGGCCTGGTACCACCTCTACTTCCTGCTGGTCACCATGCAGTTCTACGTGGTGCTGCCGGCCTTCCTCCGGCTGCTGCGGGCCACCCGCCGGCAACCGTGGGCGCTGCTGCTGGGCAGCCTGGTCCTCGGCATGGTGATCACCACCTGGCTGCACTACACGCACTGGGGCCCGGGACCGCTCGCCCAGTACAAGGGCTACGCGGCCCAGCTGCTGCCGACGTACTGGCTGCTGTTCGCGGTCGGCGGGGTGGCGGCGCTGCACCTGGACGCGGTGCTCGGCTGGCTGCGGGCGCACCGGCGCGCGGTCCTGCTGGGCACGCTGGCCGGCGCGCTGGCGATGGAGGCCCTCTTCTTCGGCTCGCTCGCCGCCGGGGTCCGCGCCGACACGGCCTCCGACGCGGTCCAGCCGGCCCTGCAGCTGTGGGCGGTGCTGCTCACCGCGGGGCTGTTCGCGTCCGCGACCCGGTGGACCGACGACGGCGCCCCGCACGTGCGCTGGGTCGACCGGGCCTCCGACCTCTCCTTCGGCGTCTACCTCGTGCACCCGGCGATCCTGGTCGGGCTGCTGCTCCTGCCCGGGGCGTACGGGCCGCCGGCAGCGATCACCGCCGGCGTCGCCACCGTGCTCGCGCTGGCCGGCTCGCTGCTGGTCGCCGAGCTGGCCCGGCGTACGCCCGCCAGCCTCCCCCTGACCGGCCGGCCCCGCCGGCGCCCGCGGCCGTCCCCGGCCCGGACGGCCGAGCCCGCACTCGCCCGGAAGGCGTGA
- a CDS encoding AMP-binding protein, which translates to MDELSQIARWIDRAAAERGDATCLAAASGPRRIAYADLPAAVARWDRHLTDAGVPPGATVATAVADPLDAALALLGLLATGRVAAPVDPAAPRALDKRLDQPDTIAVIRDDQLERLDREPTERPGGVLLSSSGSTGEPKQVLLPDAQLAHVAAAVARSHGLGPADVGYCPLPLHHVNAEVVGLLATLRAQGTLVLARRFSRSGFWTTVDEHRATWVNAVPAILALLSEDPATTADPDRIRFVRSASAPLPVPVLERFEQAHRIRVLESYGMTEAASQITVNPLDGVRKPGSVGLPVDGELQVVGADGRPLPAGGSGTVQIRGAGVIRSYATGVGADRFDAEGWLDTGDLGNVDADGYLWLVGRASELINRSGEKILPREIEDVLREDPGVRDAVVVGRPDPVLGEVPVAYVVGAGDDPGLADRLAERCRAALARDRQPAELTVVEQLPTTGTGKVLRAEVAEMARDGGS; encoded by the coding sequence GTGGACGAGCTCAGTCAGATCGCCCGGTGGATCGACCGGGCGGCAGCCGAGCGGGGGGACGCCACCTGCCTGGCCGCGGCGTCCGGGCCACGCCGGATCGCCTACGCCGACCTGCCGGCCGCGGTCGCCCGCTGGGACCGGCACCTGACCGACGCGGGCGTCCCGCCCGGCGCGACCGTCGCCACGGCGGTCGCCGACCCGCTGGACGCGGCCCTGGCGCTGCTCGGCCTGCTCGCCACCGGCCGGGTCGCGGCCCCGGTCGACCCGGCCGCGCCGCGGGCCCTGGACAAGCGACTCGACCAGCCGGACACGATCGCGGTCATCCGCGACGACCAGCTGGAGCGGCTGGACCGGGAGCCGACCGAGCGCCCCGGCGGCGTGCTGCTGTCGAGCTCCGGCAGCACCGGCGAGCCCAAGCAGGTCCTGCTGCCGGACGCCCAGCTCGCCCACGTCGCCGCCGCGGTGGCCCGCTCGCACGGGCTCGGCCCGGCCGACGTCGGCTACTGCCCACTGCCGCTCCACCACGTGAACGCCGAGGTCGTCGGCCTGCTGGCGACGCTGCGGGCGCAGGGCACGCTGGTGCTGGCCCGGCGGTTCTCCCGCAGCGGCTTCTGGACCACGGTCGACGAGCACCGCGCCACCTGGGTCAACGCGGTGCCCGCGATCCTCGCGCTGCTGTCGGAGGACCCGGCGACCACCGCGGACCCGGACCGGATCCGGTTCGTCCGCAGCGCGTCGGCCCCGCTGCCGGTGCCGGTGCTGGAACGGTTCGAGCAGGCCCACCGCATCCGGGTGCTGGAGTCGTACGGGATGACCGAGGCGGCCAGCCAGATCACGGTCAACCCGCTGGACGGCGTCCGGAAGCCCGGCTCGGTCGGGCTCCCGGTGGACGGCGAGCTGCAGGTCGTCGGCGCGGACGGCCGGCCGCTGCCGGCGGGCGGGTCCGGCACCGTGCAGATCCGCGGCGCCGGCGTCATCCGCTCGTACGCGACCGGGGTCGGGGCGGACCGCTTCGACGCCGAGGGCTGGCTCGACACCGGCGACCTCGGCAACGTCGACGCCGACGGCTACCTCTGGCTGGTCGGCCGCGCCAGCGAGCTGATCAACCGCAGCGGCGAGAAGATCCTGCCGCGCGAGATCGAGGACGTGCTGCGGGAGGACCCGGGCGTCCGGGACGCGGTCGTGGTCGGCCGCCCGGACCCGGTCCTCGGCGAGGTCCCGGTCGCGTACGTGGTCGGCGCCGGCGACGATCCCGGGCTGGCCGACCGGCTGGCCGAGCGGTGCCGCGCGGCGCTGGCCCGCGACCGGCAGCCGGCCGAGCTGACCGTGGTCGAGCAGCTGCCCACCACCGGCACCGGCAAGGTCCTGCGGGCCGAGGTCGCCGAGATGGCCCGGGACGGCGGCTCGTGA
- the ligD gene encoding non-homologous end-joining DNA ligase, which yields MASPHVDLQVGDRTVRVTNPDRVYFSALGRTKLDVANYYIAVGEGIVRALYERPCMLHRYPTGTDGDKVYQKRVPKGAPEWLETVEVKFPSGRTADELCVVELADVVWAVQMSTVEFHPWHSRRADTERPDELRIDLDPQPGTGYAEAQVVAATVREVLDDLGAVGWPKTSGNRGMHIYVRIRPEHGFTVVRRAALAFAREVERRIPELTTTAWWKEERGEQVFLDYNQNARDRTIRSAYSLRGDPTAPVSTPLTWDEVPYANPQDFTIDTVPARFAELGDVHAGIDDEPWSIEPLLERADRDEQDRGLADAPYPPNFPKMEGEPMRVQPSRARNKD from the coding sequence ATGGCGTCCCCGCACGTGGACCTGCAGGTGGGGGATCGGACCGTGCGGGTCACGAACCCCGACCGGGTCTACTTCTCCGCGCTCGGCCGCACCAAGCTCGACGTGGCCAACTACTACATCGCCGTGGGCGAGGGCATCGTCCGGGCCCTGTACGAGCGGCCGTGCATGCTGCACCGCTACCCGACCGGCACCGACGGCGACAAGGTCTACCAGAAGCGGGTGCCCAAGGGCGCGCCCGAGTGGCTGGAGACGGTCGAGGTGAAGTTCCCGTCCGGGCGGACCGCGGACGAGCTGTGCGTGGTCGAGCTGGCCGACGTGGTCTGGGCCGTGCAGATGTCGACGGTGGAGTTCCACCCCTGGCACTCCCGGCGGGCCGACACCGAGCGCCCGGACGAGCTGCGCATCGACCTCGACCCCCAGCCCGGCACCGGGTACGCGGAGGCCCAGGTCGTCGCCGCCACCGTCCGCGAGGTGCTCGACGACCTCGGCGCGGTCGGCTGGCCGAAGACCTCCGGCAACCGCGGCATGCACATCTACGTGCGGATCCGGCCCGAGCACGGCTTCACCGTGGTCCGCCGGGCCGCGCTCGCCTTCGCCCGCGAGGTCGAGCGGCGCATCCCCGAGCTCACCACGACCGCCTGGTGGAAGGAGGAGCGCGGCGAGCAGGTCTTCCTGGACTACAACCAGAACGCCCGGGACCGCACGATCCGCAGCGCCTACTCGCTGCGCGGGGACCCGACGGCGCCGGTCTCGACGCCGCTGACCTGGGACGAGGTGCCGTACGCGAACCCCCAGGACTTCACCATCGACACCGTGCCGGCCCGGTTCGCCGAGCTCGGCGACGTGCACGCCGGCATCGACGACGAGCCCTGGTCGATCGAGCCGCTGCTGGAGCGGGCCGACCGGGACGAGCAGGACCGCGGCCTGGCCGACGCCCCCTACCCGCCCAACTTCCCCAAGATGGAGGGCGAGCCGATGCGCGTGCAGCCGAGCCGCGCGCGGAACAAGGACTAG